The Rhodopseudomonas palustris genome window below encodes:
- the ugpB gene encoding sn-glycerol-3-phosphate ABC transporter substrate-binding protein UgpB, translated as MAGILGRLAQIAATLLVCATAGIAPAGAATEIAWWHAMSGELGRQLEKLAADFNASQSDYRVVPTYKGNYTQTVTAAIFAFRSSSQPTIVQVNEIATATMMAAKGAVYPVYELMRDESEVFSPADYLPAVTGYYTDLDGNMLSFPFNASTPILYYNKTLFRRAGLDPEAPPATWPDVGTMAKRLIDAGATCGFTTSWPSWVHIENFSAYHDLPLATRSNGLGGLDAELVFNNPSVIRHIAQLADWQKTKIFDYSGRATAAEPRFQQGDCGIFIGSSATRADILANAKFDVGYGRLPYWPDIAGAPQNTIIGGATLWVLRGRTAGEYKGAAKFFAYLSKPEVQAAWHQHTGYLPITKAAYDLTRAQGFYDRNPGTAISIEQITLKPPTENSRGLRLGSFVLVRAAIEDEIEHAVRGEKSAKDAMDAAVDRGNKLLRQFERTKP; from the coding sequence ATGGCCGGAATTTTGGGAAGACTCGCGCAAATCGCCGCCACCTTGCTGGTTTGCGCCACCGCCGGTATCGCCCCCGCCGGCGCCGCTACCGAAATCGCCTGGTGGCATGCAATGTCCGGCGAGCTCGGCCGACAGCTCGAGAAGCTGGCGGCGGATTTCAATGCGTCGCAATCCGATTACCGCGTGGTCCCGACCTACAAGGGCAACTACACCCAGACGGTGACTGCGGCGATCTTCGCGTTCCGCTCCTCCAGCCAGCCGACGATCGTGCAGGTCAACGAGATCGCCACCGCCACCATGATGGCGGCCAAGGGCGCGGTCTATCCGGTGTACGAGCTGATGCGCGACGAGAGCGAAGTGTTCTCGCCGGCCGATTATCTGCCAGCCGTCACCGGGTACTACACCGATCTCGACGGCAACATGCTGTCGTTCCCGTTCAACGCGTCGACGCCGATCCTGTACTACAACAAGACGCTGTTTCGGCGCGCCGGGCTCGACCCCGAGGCGCCGCCGGCCACCTGGCCGGACGTCGGCACGATGGCGAAGCGTCTGATCGACGCCGGCGCGACCTGCGGCTTCACCACCTCGTGGCCGTCCTGGGTGCACATCGAGAATTTCTCCGCCTATCACGACCTGCCGTTGGCGACGCGGTCGAACGGGCTGGGCGGGCTCGATGCCGAATTGGTGTTCAACAATCCGTCGGTGATTCGCCATATCGCGCAGCTTGCCGATTGGCAGAAGACCAAGATCTTCGACTATAGCGGCCGCGCCACCGCGGCCGAACCGCGCTTCCAGCAGGGCGACTGCGGCATCTTCATCGGCTCGTCGGCAACGCGGGCCGACATCCTGGCCAATGCCAAGTTCGACGTCGGTTACGGCCGGCTGCCGTATTGGCCGGACATCGCCGGAGCGCCGCAGAACACCATCATCGGCGGGGCCACGCTATGGGTACTGCGGGGCCGTACGGCGGGCGAATACAAGGGCGCCGCCAAGTTCTTCGCTTACCTGTCGAAGCCGGAAGTTCAGGCGGCCTGGCATCAGCACACCGGCTATTTGCCGATCACCAAGGCGGCCTACGACCTCACCCGTGCGCAGGGCTTCTACGACCGCAATCCCGGCACCGCGATCTCGATCGAGCAGATCACGCTGAAGCCGCCGACCGAGAATTCGCGCGGGTTGCGGCTCGGTTCGTTCGTGCTGGTGCGGGCCGCGATCGAAGACGAGATCGAGCATGCGGTGCGCGGCGAAAAATCTGCGAAGGACGCGATGGATGCGGCGGTCGATCGCGGCAACAAGCTGCTGCGGCAGTTCGAACGCACCAAGCCGTAG
- a CDS encoding sensor histidine kinase, which translates to MDPVAPQPADTEPRPDRRGRTGLVGLVRAVPIRWRILSIAALNSLVVLVLVSLIWSGTRVLRTAWDDVRQVRESDKILALLESETGRLQNLIHRYINQPSPDLFAEILLLREAVLGTLTNRASTDPMLSGSVEELERATERFLGGFGDLRALQTTIKSTYENQVQAPARDIAALFAVIGGATGQRDALILPPLGRAREAFTAMLVAANSYYLSLSQQAAEEAQQNTETIERTIPVMSNLADNDLQKMALEKLKLRTAALRDGLQELTDQLAKRSDLLRNSIDASQAATIAAIDALSVKMRQREQKAQETFDRTLTGISRKVLSIALIFLGVIMTAGIIIALSIRLPLQQILSAMHAITSGNYDRRVAGTEAKDEIGAMARAVEVFRENAIDKRKAQDDLRESKEKAESALLELKTAQQNLIDAERLAALGSLVAGVAHEVNNPIGISLTVASSFTRRATTFEAELKGDTPLRRSQLDEFVRSTRDAAQQLVGNLQRAAELIQSFKQVAVDRSHAERRQFNLHEATDQIVASLKPVLKRAPIRLDIDVPESLVIDGYPGAYGQILTNLFLNAANHAFTDGRSGTITITARPRGNDDIEIIFADDGAGMTPDVQRQAFDPFFTTRRNEGGTGLGLHIVYNLVTQQLGGRMMLESRLGQGTTFRIIMPKTATGGAASAAPPIDGNLQWPTRTISSS; encoded by the coding sequence TTGGATCCGGTCGCCCCGCAGCCCGCTGATACTGAGCCGCGGCCGGACCGGCGCGGCCGCACCGGCCTCGTCGGCCTGGTGCGCGCGGTGCCGATCCGCTGGCGCATCCTGTCGATCGCCGCGCTGAACTCGCTCGTCGTGCTGGTGCTGGTGAGCCTCATCTGGAGCGGCACGCGGGTGCTGCGCACCGCCTGGGACGATGTCCGCCAGGTGCGGGAGTCCGACAAGATCCTGGCGCTATTGGAAAGCGAGACCGGGCGGCTGCAGAACCTGATCCATCGCTACATCAATCAGCCGAGCCCCGATCTGTTCGCCGAGATCCTGCTGCTGCGCGAAGCGGTGCTGGGCACGCTGACCAACCGCGCCTCCACCGATCCGATGCTGTCGGGCTCGGTCGAAGAGCTGGAGCGCGCCACCGAACGCTTCCTCGGCGGCTTCGGCGACCTGCGGGCGCTGCAGACCACCATCAAGTCCACCTACGAGAACCAGGTGCAGGCGCCGGCCCGCGATATCGCGGCGCTGTTTGCGGTGATCGGCGGCGCCACCGGTCAGCGCGACGCGCTGATCCTGCCGCCGCTCGGCCGCGCCCGCGAGGCCTTCACTGCGATGCTGGTGGCGGCCAACTCCTACTATCTGTCGCTGTCGCAGCAGGCTGCCGAAGAGGCCCAGCAGAACACCGAGACCATCGAGCGGACGATTCCGGTGATGAGCAATCTCGCCGACAACGATCTGCAGAAGATGGCGCTGGAAAAGCTGAAGCTGCGCACCGCGGCGCTGCGCGACGGTCTGCAGGAATTGACCGACCAGCTCGCCAAGCGCAGCGATCTCTTACGCAACTCGATCGACGCCAGTCAGGCCGCCACCATCGCGGCAATCGACGCGCTGTCGGTGAAGATGCGCCAGCGCGAGCAGAAAGCGCAGGAGACGTTCGACCGCACCCTCACCGGCATTTCGCGCAAAGTTCTGTCGATCGCGCTGATCTTCCTCGGTGTCATTATGACAGCCGGCATCATCATCGCACTCAGCATCCGCCTGCCGCTGCAGCAGATCCTCTCGGCGATGCACGCCATTACCTCGGGCAATTACGACCGCCGGGTTGCCGGCACCGAGGCCAAGGACGAGATCGGCGCGATGGCGCGCGCGGTCGAGGTGTTCCGCGAGAACGCGATCGACAAACGCAAGGCTCAGGACGATCTTCGCGAGTCGAAAGAAAAAGCCGAGAGCGCGCTGCTCGAATTGAAAACCGCGCAGCAGAATTTGATCGACGCCGAACGGCTCGCGGCGCTCGGCAGCCTGGTGGCCGGCGTCGCCCACGAGGTCAACAATCCGATCGGCATCAGCCTGACGGTGGCGTCGAGCTTCACCCGACGGGCGACCACCTTCGAGGCCGAGCTGAAAGGCGATACGCCGCTGCGGCGCTCGCAGCTTGACGAATTCGTCCGCAGTACGCGCGACGCCGCCCAGCAGCTCGTCGGCAATCTGCAGCGCGCCGCCGAGCTGATCCAGTCGTTCAAGCAGGTGGCGGTCGACCGGTCCCACGCCGAACGCCGGCAATTCAACCTGCACGAGGCGACCGATCAGATCGTCGCCAGTCTGAAGCCGGTGCTGAAGCGGGCACCGATCCGGCTCGACATCGACGTGCCGGAAAGCCTGGTGATCGATGGTTACCCGGGTGCCTACGGGCAGATCCTGACCAACCTGTTTCTGAACGCCGCCAACCACGCCTTCACCGACGGGCGCTCTGGCACGATCACCATCACGGCGCGGCCGCGCGGCAACGATGACATCGAGATCATCTTCGCCGACGACGGCGCCGGCATGACACCGGACGTGCAGCGCCAGGCCTTCGACCCGTTCTTCACCACTCGCCGCAACGAGGGCGGCACCGGGCTCGGCCTGCACATCGTTTACAATCTGGTGACCCAGCAGCTCGGCGGCCGGATGATGCTGGAATCAAGACTAGGACAAGGCACGACTTTTCGCATTATCATGCCGAAAACCGCCACTGGCGGAGCGGCATCCGCTGCCCCGCCCATCGACGGAAACCTGCAATGGCCGACCAGGACGATATCCTCGAGCTGA
- a CDS encoding ATP-binding response regulator, whose amino-acid sequence MADQDDILELIEDADSTPEVSGARKWKIAVIDDDTAVHDGTRFALSDYSLNNQGLEILSAYSGAEGRELMRANPDIAAVLLDVIMETDAAGLDLVEFIRNDLKNETVRIILRTGQPGQAPERRVIVDYDINDYKAKTELTADKLFTSLTAALRSYQQLERMVQTRRGLEIIIDAASTLYDFKSMQRLAEGVLTQLASLLNVDCAGILVLRDAGDELAVLAGSGCYSRFIGPTGHSNSLDPDLRQMVEEAFRRRKHEFADHRTVLYIRTGSGREVVVLLQAERELSDTDRSLVEIFGSRLSIAFDNVILYRQLHEANTQLEERVAQRTRALTQANRRLSTQWLRLQRANAFKNEILGTVAHDLKNPLGVILGRTEMLTELIGAESSKDHVIAQVDHIRDATRRLTLMVDHLISDAMADAFDISIRREAVDIAALVGEVAEANRPMAQNKQQVISVSTPEACATMCDSDRMREAIDNLVSNAIKYSPIGGNIALQVDGDGDSTMIRVTDEGAGLSPEDLSRLFGRFQRLSAKPTAGESSTGLGLSIVKKIVDMHGGEIIAESPGPGQGATFTIILPAASVS is encoded by the coding sequence ATGGCCGACCAGGACGATATCCTCGAGCTGATCGAAGACGCCGATTCGACGCCGGAGGTATCGGGCGCACGGAAATGGAAGATCGCGGTGATCGACGACGACACCGCGGTTCACGACGGCACCCGCTTTGCGCTGAGCGACTACAGCCTCAACAACCAGGGGCTCGAGATCCTGTCGGCCTATTCGGGCGCCGAAGGCCGCGAGCTGATGCGCGCCAACCCCGACATCGCCGCGGTGCTGCTCGACGTCATCATGGAGACCGATGCGGCCGGCCTCGATTTGGTGGAGTTCATCCGCAACGACCTGAAGAACGAGACCGTCCGCATCATCCTGCGCACCGGGCAGCCCGGTCAGGCGCCGGAGCGCCGCGTCATCGTCGACTACGACATCAACGACTACAAGGCCAAGACCGAGCTCACCGCCGACAAGCTGTTCACCTCGCTGACCGCGGCGCTGCGCAGCTATCAGCAGCTCGAGCGGATGGTGCAGACCCGGCGCGGCCTGGAAATCATCATCGACGCCGCCTCGACGCTGTACGACTTCAAGTCGATGCAGCGGCTCGCCGAGGGGGTGCTGACCCAGCTCGCCTCGCTGCTCAATGTCGATTGCGCCGGTATCCTAGTCTTACGCGACGCCGGCGACGAACTGGCGGTGCTGGCAGGCTCGGGCTGCTACAGCCGCTTCATCGGCCCCACCGGGCACAGCAATTCGCTCGACCCCGACCTGCGTCAGATGGTCGAGGAGGCGTTCCGGCGCCGCAAGCACGAATTCGCCGACCATCGCACCGTGCTCTATATCCGCACCGGCAGCGGCCGCGAAGTGGTGGTGCTGCTGCAGGCCGAGCGCGAACTGTCGGACACCGACCGTTCGCTGGTCGAGATCTTCGGCAGCCGGCTGTCGATCGCGTTCGACAACGTCATCCTGTATCGGCAGCTGCACGAGGCCAACACCCAGCTCGAAGAGCGGGTGGCCCAGCGCACCCGGGCGCTGACCCAGGCCAATCGCCGGCTGTCGACGCAGTGGCTGCGGCTGCAGCGCGCCAATGCGTTCAAGAACGAGATCCTCGGCACCGTCGCGCACGACCTGAAGAACCCGCTCGGCGTCATCCTCGGCCGTACCGAAATGCTGACCGAGCTGATCGGCGCCGAATCCTCCAAGGACCACGTCATCGCCCAGGTCGATCATATCCGCGACGCCACACGGCGGCTGACGCTGATGGTCGATCATTTGATCTCCGACGCGATGGCGGACGCGTTCGACATCTCGATCCGGCGCGAGGCTGTCGACATCGCCGCACTGGTCGGCGAGGTCGCCGAGGCCAACCGGCCGATGGCGCAGAACAAGCAGCAGGTGATCTCAGTGTCGACGCCGGAGGCCTGCGCGACGATGTGCGATTCCGATCGGATGCGCGAGGCGATCGACAATCTGGTCAGCAACGCCATCAAATACAGCCCGATCGGCGGCAACATCGCCCTGCAGGTCGACGGTGATGGCGACAGCACCATGATCCGCGTCACCGACGAGGGCGCAGGATTGTCGCCGGAAGATCTGAGCCGGCTGTTCGGGCGTTTCCAGCGGCTGTCCGCCAAGCCGACGGCGGGCGAAAGCTCGACCGGCCTTGGGCTGTCGATCGTCAAGAAGATCGTCGACATGCATGGCGGCGAGATCATCGCCGAGAGCCCCGGCCCCGGTCAGGGCGCGACCTTCACCATCATTCTGCCCGCAGCATCGGTGTCATGA
- a CDS encoding response regulator — MSQNPHIIVVDDEAPAREMVGDYLKMHGFAVTLCDGGKSLRAEIATKLPDLVVLDLNMPEEDGLSIIRDLKAKSNVPVIMLTATASPIDRVVGLELGADDYIAKPCELRELMARIRSVLRRAAPPKPAAAEPASAAKADSAQLVRFGTKWLDLEAQALRDDDGNEHPLTASEFGLLKVFAANPKRVLSRERLLELANARDAEAFDRAVDLRIMRIRRKIEPDPTKPAVIRTIRGGGYLFSPASDRA; from the coding sequence ATGAGCCAGAACCCGCACATCATCGTCGTCGACGACGAAGCCCCGGCCCGCGAGATGGTCGGCGACTATCTCAAGATGCACGGCTTCGCCGTCACGCTGTGCGATGGCGGCAAGAGCCTGCGTGCCGAGATCGCCACCAAGCTGCCGGACCTGGTGGTGCTGGACCTCAACATGCCGGAAGAGGACGGGCTGTCGATCATCCGCGACCTCAAGGCCAAGTCCAACGTTCCGGTGATCATGCTGACCGCGACCGCAAGCCCGATCGACCGGGTGGTCGGCCTCGAACTCGGCGCCGACGATTACATCGCCAAGCCCTGCGAGCTGCGCGAATTGATGGCCCGCATCCGGTCGGTGCTGCGCCGCGCGGCGCCGCCGAAGCCCGCCGCCGCAGAGCCAGCGAGCGCCGCCAAGGCCGACAGCGCCCAGCTGGTGCGGTTCGGCACCAAATGGCTCGATCTCGAAGCCCAGGCGCTGCGCGACGATGACGGCAACGAGCATCCGCTGACGGCATCGGAATTCGGCCTGCTGAAAGTGTTCGCCGCGAATCCGAAACGGGTGCTGTCGCGCGAGCGGCTGCTGGAGCTGGCGAATGCGCGCGACGCCGAAGCGTTCGACCGCGCGGTCGATCTCCGCATCATGCGGATCCGCCGCAAGATCGAGCCGGACCCGACAAAGCCGGCCGTAATCAGGACAATTCGCGGCGGGGGCTATTTGTTCTCGCCCGCCAGCGACCGCGCCTGA
- a CDS encoding sigma-70 family RNA polymerase sigma factor yields MQNVIALNDAGRLGILAARATSDEMLLASIAGGDRTAMHTLYARHNVRVYRFILRIVRDAATAEDLVSQVFLDVWRTARQFEGRAQVSTWLLSIARFKSLTALRQRQHEDIDQDDVLEIADGSDSPETALDRSRTSDILRACIAKLSPAHREIINLVYYHEKSVEEVGRIVGIPQSTVKTRMFYARKQLAELLKRHGVESLAA; encoded by the coding sequence ATGCAGAACGTCATTGCGCTCAACGACGCCGGCCGCCTGGGCATCCTGGCCGCCAGAGCCACGAGCGATGAAATGCTGCTCGCCAGCATTGCGGGCGGTGACCGGACTGCGATGCATACTCTGTACGCCCGGCACAATGTGCGGGTGTATCGCTTCATCCTGCGCATAGTGCGCGACGCCGCGACCGCCGAAGACCTGGTCAGCCAAGTCTTCCTCGACGTGTGGCGGACCGCCCGGCAGTTCGAAGGCCGCGCTCAGGTCTCGACCTGGCTGCTGTCGATCGCTCGGTTCAAGTCGCTGACCGCGCTGCGCCAGCGCCAGCACGAAGACATCGACCAGGACGACGTGCTGGAGATCGCCGACGGCTCGGACTCGCCGGAGACCGCACTCGACCGCAGCCGCACCAGCGACATCCTGCGCGCCTGCATCGCCAAACTGTCGCCGGCACATCGCGAGATCATCAATCTCGTCTACTACCATGAGAAGTCGGTCGAGGAAGTCGGACGCATCGTCGGCATTCCGCAGAGCACGGTGAAGACCCGGATGTTCTACGCCCGCAAGCAGCTTGCCGAATTGCTGAAGCGTCACGGCGTCGAAAGCCTCGCGGCCTGA